Proteins from a genomic interval of Dehalococcoidales bacterium:
- a CDS encoding CoA-binding protein encodes MTEPISKQLDYLFNPKSVAVLGASNNPGKWGFGTFDTVRRTARDMDIYPINPTSTEIMGVPAYKSVLDVPGPVDLAVIVIPPQTVPGAMRECARKGIRAAVVISAGFRETGEPGAELEREVLEIAREAGIRFVGPNCNGHFNTAANLHTTGGGSRPGPLGLVSQSGNFGGHILGRGAERGIGFTKYVSSGNEADLHLEDYIEYLAEDNETKIILAYIEGLKEGRRFFELARKTTKKKPIIVMKVGRTDEGARAAQSHTGSLSGSDAVHEAAFRQSGVIRVDEVDDMFDIALALLRQPLPRGRRVGIVTGGGGFGVVATDACRRMGLEIPALTGETVLTLSKYLQPRWSHGNPVDMAGDTQGSYPSLGTLLKAENIDAVLAVGSVGYPAQTPTDPERYDAATRERMEEYRQQMIEGELGLVDGLIERIDRHQKPLIITASTGRGQSPAIIKLEKNGFYGYRTPEEGARVLSYLVRYAEYVRGIED; translated from the coding sequence ATGACGGAACCGATAAGCAAGCAGCTCGACTACCTTTTCAACCCAAAGTCCGTTGCCGTGCTGGGCGCGTCCAACAACCCGGGAAAATGGGGATTCGGCACTTTTGATACCGTCCGGCGTACCGCCAGGGACATGGACATTTACCCTATTAACCCAACCTCGACTGAAATCATGGGAGTTCCGGCCTACAAGAGCGTGCTTGATGTCCCGGGACCGGTGGACCTGGCTGTTATCGTTATTCCGCCACAGACCGTACCGGGAGCAATGAGAGAGTGCGCCCGGAAGGGAATCAGGGCAGCCGTCGTCATCTCCGCCGGGTTCCGAGAGACCGGCGAACCGGGGGCGGAACTTGAAAGAGAGGTGCTGGAGATTGCCCGGGAAGCCGGGATACGCTTCGTGGGACCGAACTGTAATGGCCACTTCAACACCGCGGCCAACCTGCACACCACCGGCGGTGGTTCCAGGCCGGGACCCCTGGGTCTAGTCTCCCAGAGTGGCAACTTCGGCGGGCACATCCTGGGGCGCGGCGCGGAAAGGGGCATCGGCTTTACCAAGTACGTCAGCAGCGGCAACGAGGCCGACCTGCACCTCGAAGACTATATCGAGTACCTGGCCGAAGACAACGAAACGAAGATTATCCTGGCCTATATCGAGGGGCTGAAGGAAGGCCGAAGGTTCTTCGAGCTGGCCAGGAAGACCACGAAGAAAAAGCCCATCATCGTCATGAAGGTGGGCCGGACCGACGAAGGGGCACGGGCAGCCCAATCGCACACGGGGTCGCTTTCCGGCTCGGACGCAGTCCACGAGGCCGCCTTCCGCCAGTCGGGCGTTATCCGGGTCGACGAAGTGGACGACATGTTCGATATTGCCCTGGCACTGCTCCGCCAACCCTTGCCCAGGGGCCGGAGAGTGGGTATAGTGACCGGTGGCGGCGGATTCGGAGTGGTTGCCACGGACGCCTGCCGGAGAATGGGTCTGGAAATACCCGCTCTCACCGGGGAAACGGTCCTGACACTGAGCAAGTACCTGCAACCGCGCTGGTCTCACGGCAACCCGGTAGACATGGCCGGGGACACCCAGGGGTCTTACCCATCCCTGGGAACGCTGCTCAAGGCGGAGAATATCGACGCCGTGCTTGCCGTCGGCTCGGTTGGCTACCCCGCCCAGACCCCGACCGACCCGGAACGGTACGATGCCGCGACCAGGGAGAGGATGGAGGAATACCGCCAGCAGATGATAGAGGGGGAGCTTGGCCTGGTGGACGGCCTGATCGAGCGGATAGACCGGCACCAGAAGCCCCTCATCATAACCGCCTCGACAGGACGCGGGCAGTCACCGGCAATCATCAAGCTGGAGAAGAACGGCTTCTACGGCTACCGCACGCCGGAAGAAGGCGCCAGGGTGCTCTCCTACCTGGTCAGGTATGCAGAATATGTGAGGGGGATAGAGGACTAG
- a CDS encoding 4-hydroxyphenylacetate 3-hydroxylase family protein, with the protein MLMTAGEYIESLRKLNLNLYLLGEKVENWVDHPIIRPSINAVAMTYKLAHEPENETLATTDSPLTGQKVNRFASLFQSTDDLVNKVKLQRQMGQRTACCFQRCVGMDGINAVYSTTYEMDREHGTGYHQRFREWLKNIQEKDLCVCGAMTDVKGDRGLAPSEQVDPDLFVHITERRKDGIVIRGAKAHQTGVANSHEMLIMPTLRMREADKDYAVACAIPTDTEGITMIYGRQSCDTRKLEEGDIDVGNYSFGGQEVLVILDDVFVPWERVFMCGEIDFSIMLVERFAAYHRQSYGGCKAGIGDVLIGAAASMADYNGVRRAAHIRDKLGEMIHLAETIHACGLACSYQGRRTEAGNYQPDTLLANVCKLNVTRFPYELCRLAEDIAGGLLVTTPSEKDFRHPLLGKYIEKYLKGVADVPTEVRFRMLSLIHAMSFGQIAPSYRTESMHGAGSPQAQKIMIERETDMPRKQELARIIAGIEEREDVLG; encoded by the coding sequence ATGCTAATGACGGCTGGCGAATACATCGAGAGTTTGCGTAAACTCAATCTGAACCTCTACCTCCTCGGCGAGAAGGTAGAGAACTGGGTTGACCACCCCATCATCAGGCCCTCGATAAATGCGGTAGCAATGACCTACAAGCTGGCCCACGAACCTGAGAATGAGACCCTGGCAACCACCGACTCACCGCTCACCGGGCAGAAGGTGAACCGGTTTGCCTCCCTTTTCCAGAGTACCGATGACCTGGTGAACAAGGTGAAGCTGCAAAGACAGATGGGACAGAGGACCGCCTGCTGCTTCCAGAGGTGTGTCGGTATGGATGGGATTAACGCGGTCTACAGCACTACCTATGAGATGGACCGGGAGCACGGCACCGGGTACCACCAGAGGTTCAGGGAGTGGCTGAAGAACATCCAGGAAAAAGACCTCTGTGTCTGCGGCGCGATGACGGATGTCAAGGGCGACCGCGGGCTGGCACCGAGTGAGCAGGTCGACCCTGACCTGTTCGTCCATATTACCGAGCGAAGGAAGGACGGAATAGTAATCCGGGGTGCTAAGGCCCACCAGACCGGTGTCGCCAACTCCCACGAGATGCTCATCATGCCCACCCTGAGAATGCGGGAAGCGGACAAAGACTACGCCGTGGCCTGTGCAATACCGACCGATACCGAAGGTATAACCATGATTTACGGGAGACAGTCCTGCGATACCCGTAAGCTTGAGGAAGGTGACATCGACGTCGGTAACTACAGTTTTGGCGGGCAGGAAGTCCTGGTCATTCTGGACGATGTTTTTGTCCCCTGGGAGCGGGTCTTCATGTGCGGGGAGATTGACTTCTCGATAATGCTCGTGGAGAGGTTTGCGGCCTACCACCGTCAGAGCTACGGGGGCTGCAAGGCGGGCATTGGCGACGTACTCATCGGGGCTGCGGCGTCGATGGCGGACTACAACGGGGTCCGGCGGGCGGCCCACATCAGGGACAAGCTGGGGGAGATGATACACCTCGCTGAGACGATACATGCCTGCGGATTGGCCTGCTCCTACCAGGGAAGACGGACGGAAGCGGGTAACTACCAGCCTGATACCCTTCTGGCCAATGTCTGCAAGCTCAACGTCACCCGCTTTCCCTACGAGCTCTGCCGCCTTGCCGAGGATATTGCCGGCGGCCTGCTGGTGACCACGCCTTCGGAAAAGGACTTCCGCCATCCGTTACTGGGAAAGTACATCGAGAAATACCTCAAAGGGGTAGCCGATGTTCCCACCGAGGTACGGTTCCGGATGCTGTCGTTGATTCACGCTATGAGCTTCGGACAGATAGCCCCCAGCTACCGGACGGAGTCAATGCATGGTGCCGGTTCCCCGCAGGCGCAGAAGATAATGATTGAGCGAGAGACGGACATGCCACGCAAGCAGGAGCTTGCCCGCATCATCGCCGGAATTGAGGAAAGGGAGGACGTGCTGGGGTAA
- a CDS encoding MFS transporter encodes MREDAVRQSKIRSTASGIRRFPLLQPLADRNFRLLWLGESVSVFGNFFQMIALAWVVLEATGSGLALGTVMMAAAIPRAVFMLFGGVVSDRLSPRLVMLVSNTAQGVLVALLALLVFAGTVELWHLYVLMVIFGIVGAFFLPAMMTMIPRLVSKDRLEAANSLVIATSQLSAFIGPAAAGFVVAAAGSAVAMGVDAVTFAIASVTLLLMRGISLRRRTTQPNGELAEPASQNSALSDMKEGLRYTWNTPEIRVLLPVIAVINFCFIGPIDIGLAWLAHQRFAEGAAGLGIMLSVFGGTAVFGALLAGSIKMRHLGIVFTVITVVIGAGLGLIGVAPDLLVTCVLLGIMGIVNSFLNVRAIAWLQRMVRPDMLGRVMSLVMFASMGLAPVSLALAGWLVDLNYIAMFVVAGGLTMLTGLFMAASRTIRAID; translated from the coding sequence ATGAGAGAGGACGCCGTCCGACAGAGCAAAATCCGTTCCACGGCAAGCGGCATCCGCCGTTTTCCCCTGTTACAGCCGCTGGCAGACCGGAACTTCCGCCTGCTCTGGCTGGGCGAGAGTGTCTCCGTATTCGGTAACTTCTTTCAGATGATAGCCCTGGCCTGGGTGGTGCTGGAGGCAACCGGGTCTGGCCTGGCGCTGGGCACGGTGATGATGGCGGCGGCTATCCCCCGCGCCGTGTTTATGCTCTTCGGTGGTGTGGTCAGTGACCGGCTGTCACCGCGCCTGGTGATGCTGGTTTCCAATACCGCCCAGGGTGTACTGGTGGCTCTGCTTGCGCTCCTGGTATTTGCCGGGACGGTGGAACTCTGGCACCTGTACGTCCTCATGGTGATATTCGGGATTGTGGGTGCTTTCTTCCTGCCCGCGATGATGACCATGATTCCCCGGCTGGTCAGCAAGGACAGGCTCGAGGCAGCTAACTCCCTGGTGATAGCTACCTCACAGCTAAGCGCTTTCATTGGTCCGGCAGCAGCCGGTTTCGTTGTGGCTGCCGCGGGCAGCGCGGTGGCAATGGGTGTTGATGCTGTCACCTTTGCTATTGCCTCTGTGACACTGCTGCTCATGAGAGGAATAAGCCTGCGCCGTCGGACAACACAGCCCAACGGAGAGCTGGCAGAACCTGCCAGTCAAAACAGTGCACTTTCCGATATGAAGGAAGGTCTGCGCTATACCTGGAATACCCCCGAAATTCGGGTACTGCTGCCTGTGATTGCCGTCATCAATTTCTGTTTTATCGGCCCCATTGATATTGGCCTCGCCTGGCTGGCTCACCAGAGGTTTGCTGAAGGTGCCGCTGGTCTGGGCATAATGCTATCGGTATTCGGTGGCACCGCCGTATTCGGTGCGCTCTTGGCCGGGTCGATTAAGATGAGACACCTCGGCATTGTTTTCACTGTCATTACGGTAGTCATAGGCGCCGGTCTGGGTCTGATCGGCGTGGCCCCGGACCTGCTGGTAACCTGCGTGCTTCTGGGCATCATGGGCATCGTGAACAGCTTCCTCAATGTCAGGGCAATCGCCTGGCTTCAGAGGATGGTGCGACCGGACATGCTGGGGCGTGTTATGAGCCTGGTGATGTTTGCCTCGATGGGTCTGGCACCGGTCTCTCTTGCCCTGGCCGGATGGTTGGTGGACCTGAACTACATAGCCATGTTTGTCGTCGCCGGAGGCCTGACCATGCTCACCGGCCTTTTCATGGCAGCCAGCCGTACGATACGTGCCATCGATTGA
- a CDS encoding head GIN domain-containing protein, with protein MATREYRFSDFSEVAVGGAFEVDVQASDSYSVVVEADWLQFQSITVSRQGEVLSIGRRWHPLAWIPTSNRPKATITMPVLKGLSISGATRVTVSGFKSSEDFRMELSGASRITGDLGVGNARLVLSGASRADLSGSAGNLTADISGASRIEMGGFEVRDASLVMSGASRMTVNVDSRLNAELSGASRLHYKGEPTMGDIRTSGASSIDKTE; from the coding sequence ATGGCGACTCGTGAGTACAGGTTCAGTGATTTCAGTGAAGTGGCTGTGGGGGGAGCGTTTGAGGTTGATGTCCAGGCGTCCGATTCATACAGCGTTGTCGTGGAGGCCGACTGGCTCCAGTTTCAGAGTATCACGGTATCCAGGCAGGGCGAGGTGTTAAGTATCGGCCGGAGATGGCATCCTCTCGCCTGGATTCCAACGAGTAATCGACCGAAAGCCACGATAACCATGCCGGTGCTGAAAGGGCTCTCTATCTCCGGGGCCACGAGGGTTACAGTCAGCGGGTTCAAGTCATCGGAGGACTTTCGGATGGAACTGTCCGGAGCCAGCAGGATTACCGGTGACCTGGGTGTGGGGAATGCCAGGCTGGTCCTATCCGGTGCCAGCAGGGCGGACCTGTCCGGCTCAGCCGGAAATCTCACCGCCGATATCAGCGGGGCCAGTCGTATCGAGATGGGTGGTTTTGAAGTCCGGGACGCCAGTCTCGTCATGAGTGGTGCCAGCAGGATGACAGTTAACGTCGACAGCAGGCTGAATGCAGAGCTAAGCGGTGCCTCACGCTTGCACTACAAGGGTGAGCCAACGATGGGTGACATCAGGACATCAGGGGCCTCCAGTATCGATAAGACCGAGTAG
- a CDS encoding DUF2089 domain-containing protein has product MAKDWYELTRLTRGASIVVERVRLVDSELSIEGSFDLPPLARLSAEDQVFVMAFVRSHGSIKEMEQVFGISYPTVKNRLNRIAENFQFVETMPVSSQTEVLAQLERGEIDADEAIERMSK; this is encoded by the coding sequence ATGGCTAAAGACTGGTATGAACTGACACGCTTGACGCGCGGGGCGTCGATTGTCGTGGAGCGGGTGCGCCTGGTCGATAGCGAGCTTTCTATCGAAGGCAGCTTCGACCTGCCCCCGCTCGCTCGACTGTCGGCCGAGGATCAGGTCTTCGTGATGGCCTTTGTCCGCAGCCATGGGTCCATCAAGGAGATGGAGCAGGTCTTCGGCATTAGCTACCCGACGGTGAAGAACCGGCTCAACCGCATCGCCGAGAACTTCCAGTTTGTCGAGACGATGCCGGTGTCCTCACAGACGGAGGTACTGGCCCAGTTGGAGCGTGGCGAAATCGACGCCGACGAGGCGATCGAGAGGATGTCAAAATGA
- a CDS encoding CoA transferase, with product MSGSALTGVRVVELATMVAGPYCGKMLADLGADVIKVESPEGDPSREFGPFPTGGPHPERSAMFLYLNTSKRGITLNPDVVEGLEALKRLVKWADILIDSFPPERLEGPGMGWEALTQLNPALIYTSITPYGRTGPRAGVKGDELTLIHAGGLGNLLPTRSVDVDRAPVKMGGYAVGYHGGITAALATMAAVLSQKKTGCGRLIDISLQEVILAMVRTGLAGNRYQDSTWGRVPDRPPAMGRMKTRDGYIVAGTPEDHHFRAFRELMGNPEWLAGKQWESLAYRAHHLMEVTDKIDEWVLHQNKDELHHRGAKMGIAMGPLNSAEDLMKDEQYTARDYFVEVEHPEAGRHRYAGWPYRMTATSPRVQRPAPLLGEHNGEIYGSLLEYSPEQYELLQRAGAV from the coding sequence ATGTCTGGAAGCGCACTTACCGGCGTCAGGGTTGTCGAGTTAGCCACGATGGTTGCCGGCCCATACTGTGGAAAGATGCTCGCCGACCTGGGTGCCGATGTCATCAAGGTAGAGTCCCCGGAAGGCGACCCTTCACGGGAGTTCGGGCCCTTTCCAACCGGCGGCCCGCACCCCGAGCGCAGCGCCATGTTCCTCTACCTCAACACCAGCAAGCGCGGGATAACCCTGAACCCTGATGTAGTTGAAGGCCTCGAAGCCCTGAAACGGCTGGTCAAATGGGCTGATATCCTGATTGATAGCTTCCCACCCGAGCGCCTGGAAGGACCTGGCATGGGCTGGGAAGCGCTGACCCAGCTAAATCCGGCCCTGATTTACACCTCGATTACACCGTATGGCCGCACCGGCCCGCGGGCAGGGGTAAAGGGAGACGAACTGACACTGATTCATGCCGGTGGATTGGGTAATCTGCTGCCGACACGCTCGGTGGACGTGGACCGGGCTCCGGTGAAGATGGGGGGTTATGCCGTCGGCTACCACGGCGGTATCACCGCTGCCCTGGCCACGATGGCAGCAGTCCTGAGCCAGAAAAAGACAGGGTGCGGTCGCCTCATTGACATTTCGCTACAGGAAGTGATTCTGGCTATGGTACGAACAGGTCTGGCCGGTAACCGTTACCAGGACAGTACCTGGGGCCGGGTCCCCGACCGACCTCCGGCGATGGGCAGAATGAAGACCAGGGACGGTTACATAGTGGCCGGTACCCCGGAAGACCACCACTTCAGGGCTTTTCGCGAGCTGATGGGGAACCCGGAATGGCTTGCCGGTAAGCAGTGGGAATCTCTGGCCTACAGGGCGCACCACCTGATGGAGGTTACCGACAAGATTGACGAGTGGGTACTGCATCAGAACAAGGACGAACTGCATCACCGCGGCGCCAAAATGGGCATCGCCATGGGGCCGCTCAACTCCGCCGAAGACCTCATGAAGGACGAGCAATACACAGCCCGGGACTACTTTGTCGAGGTGGAACATCCCGAGGCCGGCAGACACCGTTACGCCGGCTGGCCGTACCGGATGACGGCAACATCGCCGCGTGTCCAGCGGCCGGCGCCCCTGCTGGGAGAGCACAACGGGGAGATATACGGCAGCCTGCTGGAGTACTCGCCCGAGCAATACGAGCTTCTCCAGCGCGCCGGTGCGGTATAA
- a CDS encoding CoA transferase, whose translation MLPLEGIRVADFSWVWAGPYCAMMLAALGAEVIKIEGHRRTDLMRHIVNWPLPDPAPTVVPPNQGMALNSVNQNKKSFTLDLSRPEGVALARRLVAVSDIAVDNMRAGAMTKMGLDYEELCKVRPDIIVLSMSSRGQEGPQKDYAGYATIHHAIGGGAYITGYPDDDPCHSTGDVDLMNGTNAAFSVLAALYHRMETGEGQFIDYSQCEGVTSIIGELLLGYEMNGQVPERMGNAHPRYAPHNVYRCWGVDRWLALEAHSDDEFAVLTKVIGQPKLSRDPRFSDMVSRKKNEKELDQLIEAWTRARDRDWMVAEFCEANLAAAPSRNARDLYADPHLRARGAFLKVDHPELGELELVGAPWKMSDAEMPARHAPLLGEHNEYVLRELLGLSETEVSELRQNDIIL comes from the coding sequence ATGCTTCCGCTGGAAGGAATAAGAGTAGCCGACTTCAGTTGGGTATGGGCCGGACCCTACTGTGCCATGATGCTGGCGGCCCTCGGTGCCGAGGTAATAAAGATAGAAGGCCACAGGCGGACCGACCTCATGCGTCATATTGTCAACTGGCCTCTGCCGGACCCGGCGCCAACCGTGGTGCCACCCAACCAGGGGATGGCCCTCAACTCGGTCAACCAGAACAAGAAGAGCTTCACCCTGGACCTCAGCCGACCGGAAGGCGTGGCACTGGCCAGACGGCTGGTGGCGGTCAGTGATATCGCTGTCGATAACATGCGGGCCGGCGCAATGACGAAGATGGGCCTCGACTACGAAGAGCTGTGCAAAGTACGCCCGGACATCATAGTCCTTTCCATGTCCAGCCGGGGACAGGAAGGCCCGCAGAAGGACTACGCGGGATACGCCACCATCCATCACGCTATTGGTGGCGGCGCCTATATAACGGGCTATCCCGACGACGACCCCTGCCACAGCACCGGCGATGTCGACCTGATGAATGGTACCAACGCGGCCTTTTCCGTCCTGGCCGCTCTGTACCACCGGATGGAGACCGGAGAGGGACAGTTCATCGATTACTCGCAGTGCGAAGGCGTTACATCCATCATCGGTGAGCTTCTGCTTGGCTACGAGATGAACGGGCAGGTTCCGGAGAGGATGGGTAATGCTCACCCCCGGTACGCGCCGCACAACGTCTACCGGTGCTGGGGAGTGGACCGATGGCTCGCCCTCGAGGCTCACTCCGACGATGAGTTTGCCGTTCTGACCAAGGTCATCGGCCAGCCGAAACTGTCCAGGGACCCCCGTTTTTCCGACATGGTCTCGCGCAAGAAGAACGAGAAGGAGCTGGACCAGCTTATCGAAGCATGGACCAGAGCGCGCGACCGCGACTGGATGGTCGCGGAATTCTGCGAGGCTAATCTTGCCGCGGCGCCCTCTCGCAATGCCAGGGACCTTTATGCAGACCCGCACCTGCGGGCCCGCGGGGCCTTCCTGAAGGTAGACCACCCCGAGCTGGGTGAGCTGGAGTTGGTGGGAGCACCCTGGAAGATGAGTGATGCGGAGATGCCGGCACGTCATGCCCCGCTGCTTGGTGAGCACAACGAATACGTGCTGAGGGAATTACTCGGTCTTAGCGAGACCGAGGTGAGCGAACTCCGCCAGAACGACATCATCCTGTAA
- a CDS encoding MFS transporter yields the protein MQDRPSQDYPLGCRPCENTGKGTAIRRPDFRLLFSGMLPLFILAHFGHHIVGAMLRPLMPMIRTDLGLSYTEVGVVLSAFAITGGISQLPSGWLADRIGPRIVVTAGISGVALAGLFIGLSQSYLTLIIFLVLAAVLGGGYHPASAAAISSSIAPERRGRALGLHLVGGSSSFWVVPLLVAPIAAVWGWRGAYITLAVPAIVLGIAIYVLLGRRMYAREKEKQTTGMEASTGPDSVRWRKLAPFIIMSVATGTMTQSVAAYLSLYAVDHFGVPEATAAILVAITPAVGLFAAPMGGYLSDRLGRIPVLLVVSFTTIPLIYLLGVAPDVPALVAVMVAIGLVSNARMPASEAYIAGNTPERRRSTVLGVYYFAGAEVAGLLTPVMGNLIDRLGFYASFRIISIALAGIVVVCTPFLRGARE from the coding sequence GTGCAGGACAGACCATCCCAGGATTACCCACTGGGCTGCCGGCCCTGCGAGAACACCGGGAAAGGAACTGCTATCAGAAGACCGGACTTCCGACTGCTCTTCTCCGGAATGCTGCCACTGTTTATCCTGGCACACTTCGGCCACCATATCGTCGGCGCAATGCTGCGACCGCTGATGCCGATGATACGTACCGATCTTGGCCTCAGCTACACAGAGGTGGGTGTGGTGCTGTCCGCCTTCGCGATAACCGGCGGTATTAGCCAGTTGCCCTCCGGCTGGCTGGCCGACCGTATCGGGCCGAGGATAGTCGTTACCGCAGGTATATCGGGGGTAGCCCTGGCTGGCCTGTTCATCGGCCTTTCGCAGAGCTACCTGACCCTGATTATCTTTCTGGTTCTGGCGGCTGTGCTGGGGGGCGGCTATCACCCCGCTTCAGCAGCGGCAATCTCCTCATCTATCGCACCGGAGCGGCGGGGGCGGGCTTTGGGGCTCCACCTTGTTGGCGGCAGTAGCAGTTTCTGGGTGGTGCCGTTGCTCGTTGCGCCGATAGCTGCCGTCTGGGGCTGGCGAGGTGCCTATATCACGCTGGCGGTTCCTGCGATTGTCCTCGGGATAGCGATATATGTTCTTCTCGGCCGGAGGATGTATGCCAGGGAGAAAGAGAAGCAGACAACCGGTATGGAGGCTTCCACCGGTCCGGACAGCGTACGATGGCGGAAACTGGCACCGTTCATAATCATGAGCGTTGCTACCGGAACGATGACCCAATCGGTGGCGGCCTATCTCTCCCTGTACGCGGTAGACCACTTCGGTGTTCCCGAGGCGACGGCCGCCATTCTGGTCGCCATCACGCCCGCAGTAGGACTGTTTGCCGCGCCTATGGGCGGGTATCTTTCCGACCGCCTCGGCAGGATACCGGTACTGCTGGTGGTGAGTTTCACCACTATACCCCTCATCTATCTGCTGGGCGTGGCGCCGGACGTACCGGCGCTTGTTGCCGTAATGGTGGCTATCGGCCTGGTAAGCAATGCCCGCATGCCCGCCTCCGAGGCCTATATCGCCGGGAATACGCCGGAACGCCGTCGCTCCACGGTACTGGGCGTGTACTACTTCGCAGGTGCGGAAGTCGCCGGTCTGCTGACGCCGGTGATGGGCAACCTTATTGACCGACTTGGCTTCTACGCCAGCTTCAGAATCATCAGCATCGCTCTGGCGGGGATTGTCGTGGTGTGCACACCGTTCCTGCGCGGTGCCAGGGAATAA
- a CDS encoding CoA transferase codes for MAQALEGIKVVDVSQVAAVPIAARHLADFGADVLHIENPTTGDSWRVYQAGQGTGRAGVPSDINYNWENYNRNKRSVTVDITQEAGQKVTYKFVEQADVFLTNLRPYELERYNMQYDILKQINPRIIFGALTGFGKKGPEKDAPAYDATAFWVRSGIPYMFTKPGMPNTGFRPAFGDNLAGLAIAFGVMVALHVREKTGVGQELDVALFHAGMYQLGFDIAGALATGLDYADWREEPPPEAVARVEEALVPVTAFYRSKVVNPLAGRYITRDKRMIVFVVLQPDRYWAKFCRAIEREDLIDDPRFNSYEARMENCQLLYPVFDDIFKTRTLEEWKPLLEGIPYAPYQSLHEAINDPQARANDFFVAYDHPTYGRIEGVANPVQLSETPPTVRMPAPEFGQHTEEVLLEYGYTWEDIARFKEQGVVA; via the coding sequence ATGGCTCAGGCTCTTGAGGGTATCAAGGTTGTTGATGTATCGCAGGTAGCCGCCGTACCGATAGCGGCCCGGCACCTGGCCGACTTCGGAGCGGATGTGCTCCACATCGAGAACCCCACCACCGGCGATTCCTGGCGGGTGTATCAGGCCGGTCAGGGTACCGGCAGGGCGGGTGTCCCCTCCGATATCAATTACAACTGGGAGAACTACAACCGCAATAAAAGAAGTGTCACCGTTGATATTACCCAGGAGGCAGGCCAGAAGGTCACCTATAAGTTCGTGGAGCAGGCAGACGTTTTCCTGACTAACCTGAGGCCTTATGAACTGGAGCGGTACAACATGCAGTATGATATCCTGAAACAGATCAACCCCCGCATCATCTTCGGCGCCCTGACCGGTTTCGGCAAGAAGGGTCCGGAAAAAGATGCCCCCGCCTACGACGCCACCGCCTTCTGGGTCAGGTCGGGAATCCCCTACATGTTCACCAAGCCGGGAATGCCGAACACCGGTTTCCGGCCAGCCTTCGGGGATAACCTTGCCGGACTGGCCATAGCCTTCGGGGTAATGGTTGCGCTACACGTCCGGGAGAAGACCGGGGTCGGGCAGGAACTGGACGTAGCCCTGTTTCACGCCGGAATGTACCAACTCGGTTTTGACATTGCGGGGGCTCTGGCCACGGGACTGGACTACGCAGACTGGAGAGAGGAGCCACCACCGGAAGCCGTCGCCAGGGTCGAGGAAGCCCTGGTCCCGGTAACTGCCTTCTACCGGAGTAAGGTCGTCAACCCCCTAGCAGGAAGGTACATAACCAGGGATAAGAGAATGATTGTATTTGTCGTCCTGCAACCGGACCGCTACTGGGCGAAGTTCTGCCGGGCCATAGAGCGTGAAGACCTGATTGACGACCCCAGGTTCAATTCATACGAGGCGAGAATGGAGAACTGCCAGCTCCTTTATCCTGTTTTCGACGATATCTTCAAGACCAGGACACTTGAAGAATGGAAACCGCTTCTGGAGGGGATACCCTACGCTCCGTACCAGAGTCTCCACGAAGCCATCAATGACCCCCAGGCGAGAGCCAACGACTTCTTTGTTGCCTATGACCACCCCACGTACGGTCGCATAGAGGGAGTAGCCAACCCGGTGCAGCTCAGCGAGACGCCACCAACAGTGAGGATGCCTGCACCGGAGTTCGGCCAGCATACCGAAGAGGTCCTCCTCGAATACGGATATACCTGGGAGGACATTGCCAGGTTCAAGGAGCAGGGCGTGGTGGCCTAG